A DNA window from Pseudarthrobacter sp. W1I19 contains the following coding sequences:
- a CDS encoding L-threonylcarbamoyladenylate synthase, with protein MARYFDVHPQDPQPRAIAQAVRMVLDGGLIAYPTDSCYALGAQLGNKDALDRIRSIRSLDDKHHFTLVCKDFAQLGQFVNIGNDVFRSIKSVTPGSYTFILPATKEVPRRLLHPKKKTVGVRIPDNRVVQALLAELGEPLLSSTLLLPDEEDPLTQGWEIKERLDHLVDAVIDAGDCGAEPTTVVDFSSGLAEVVRRGTGDPARFE; from the coding sequence ATGGCCAGATACTTTGACGTTCATCCGCAGGATCCGCAGCCCCGGGCCATCGCCCAGGCAGTACGCATGGTGCTCGACGGCGGGCTGATCGCCTATCCCACGGACTCCTGCTACGCGTTGGGGGCCCAGCTGGGCAACAAGGACGCCCTGGACCGGATCAGGAGCATCCGCAGCCTGGACGACAAGCACCATTTCACCCTGGTCTGCAAGGATTTCGCCCAGCTGGGGCAGTTCGTGAACATTGGCAACGACGTCTTCCGCAGCATCAAATCCGTGACGCCCGGGAGCTACACCTTTATCCTGCCGGCCACCAAAGAGGTTCCGCGGCGGCTCCTGCACCCCAAAAAGAAAACAGTAGGAGTCAGGATCCCGGACAACAGGGTGGTGCAGGCGCTGCTGGCTGAACTCGGTGAGCCCCTGCTTTCAAGCACGCTGCTGCTGCCGGACGAGGAAGACCCGCTGACCCAGGGTTGGGAGATCAAGGAGCGGCTGGACCACTTGGTGGACGCGGTGATCGATGCCGGCGACTGCGGGGCTGAGCCCACCACCGTTGTGGATTTCTCCAGTGGTCTGGCTGAGGTGGTCCGGCGCGGTACCGGAGACCCCGCACGCTTCGAATAG
- a CDS encoding dihydrofolate reductase family protein, whose amino-acid sequence MSRIQYFVAASLDGFIATPTDDLGWLLQFDGFEGGMESYEAFMAGVGCIVMGGGTYAWLMKHEPGNWPYPGTPCYVFTRHEHTAPAGADITFVRGDVSEFMADFTADAGSRNIWLVGGGDLAAQFAEAGLLDELILSVIPVVLGNGKRLLPLSGPTPPLELTASRAMGSGIIELRYLLNGNGKADGP is encoded by the coding sequence ATGTCACGGATCCAGTATTTCGTAGCCGCATCCCTCGACGGATTCATTGCCACCCCCACCGACGACCTTGGCTGGCTCCTGCAGTTCGACGGCTTCGAAGGCGGCATGGAAAGCTACGAAGCCTTTATGGCAGGCGTGGGCTGCATTGTGATGGGCGGCGGCACCTACGCCTGGCTCATGAAGCACGAGCCGGGCAACTGGCCGTACCCGGGCACACCCTGCTACGTCTTCACCCGGCATGAGCACACAGCACCTGCGGGCGCGGACATCACGTTCGTGCGCGGGGACGTCAGCGAGTTTATGGCGGACTTCACGGCGGACGCCGGAAGCCGGAACATCTGGTTGGTGGGCGGCGGAGACCTCGCTGCCCAGTTTGCCGAGGCCGGCCTGCTGGATGAACTCATCCTCTCGGTGATCCCGGTGGTCCTGGGTAACGGCAAGCGCCTCTTGCCACTGTCAGGCCCGACGCCGCCGCTTGAGTTGACTGCATCCCGCGCCATGGGGAGCGGCATCATTGAGTTGCGGTACCTGCTGAACGGCAACGGCAAGGCAGACGGCCCCTAA
- a CDS encoding HAD domain-containing protein, which translates to MALRTLYLDVDGVLCPFGAAGSNGWGTAWRHADAGLLPVAFAPELVAGLNSLAATAELRCVWLTSWEELAPQYLCPAIGLNGARWPHLTAEGAGSGPGWWKLDAIQDDVERTSPDAVAWVDDQLAYEAEAQAWVRILGHRLLAVSPDPRRGISPSELDALRSFLGRPLF; encoded by the coding sequence ATGGCCCTACGCACGCTGTATCTCGACGTGGACGGCGTCCTCTGTCCGTTTGGTGCGGCAGGGAGCAACGGGTGGGGAACGGCATGGCGGCATGCAGATGCCGGCCTCCTGCCGGTGGCGTTCGCGCCCGAACTAGTGGCGGGACTGAACAGCCTGGCTGCCACGGCGGAACTGCGGTGCGTCTGGCTGACCAGCTGGGAGGAGCTCGCCCCCCAATACCTCTGTCCGGCGATTGGCCTGAACGGCGCCCGTTGGCCGCACCTGACCGCCGAAGGGGCCGGAAGCGGTCCCGGCTGGTGGAAGCTCGACGCCATCCAGGACGATGTGGAACGAACCTCGCCCGACGCCGTCGCCTGGGTGGACGACCAGCTCGCCTATGAGGCCGAAGCCCAGGCCTGGGTCCGGATTTTGGGTCACAGGCTGCTGGCTGTTTCACCGGATCCCCGGCGCGGGATTTCGCCGTCGGAACTGGATGCGCTGCGTTCCTTCCTCGGTCGGCCTTTGTTTTGA
- a CDS encoding hotdog fold thioesterase, whose amino-acid sequence MMDNFTPGPYAGELTAAGVPEHLHRWLGQFGIGALVVKMGIHFLEMSPERTVATMPVEGNTQVAGMLHGGAHVVLAETLGSFSAGMHAGPGRHAVGIEVSATHHRSISGGTVTGTCTAIHLGRTLATHEIVMTDEQGRRLSTARITNMIRDNAAPAQD is encoded by the coding sequence ATGATGGACAATTTCACGCCCGGCCCCTACGCGGGGGAGCTTACTGCCGCTGGAGTCCCGGAGCACCTGCACCGCTGGCTTGGCCAATTCGGGATTGGCGCACTGGTGGTGAAAATGGGCATCCATTTCCTGGAGATGAGCCCTGAGCGGACGGTGGCCACCATGCCGGTGGAGGGCAACACCCAGGTGGCCGGAATGCTTCACGGCGGCGCGCACGTGGTGCTGGCGGAAACGCTCGGATCATTTTCGGCAGGCATGCACGCAGGGCCCGGCCGCCATGCCGTTGGCATTGAGGTCAGTGCCACCCACCATCGTTCCATCTCCGGCGGGACGGTAACAGGTACCTGTACGGCCATCCACTTGGGCCGAACGCTTGCTACGCACGAGATCGTTATGACGGATGAGCAGGGCCGGCGGCTGTCCACGGCCCGCATCACCAACATGATCCGGGACAACGCCGCCCCCGCGCAGGATTAG
- a CDS encoding inorganic phosphate transporter — MDITFMVALVIALALFFDFTNGFHDTANAMATPIATGAIKPKTAVTLAAILNLVGAFLSTEVAKTVSGGIIREGSDGVQITPDIIFAGLMGAILWNMITWLKGLPSSSSHALFGGLIGAAIAGIGFNSINLETLLQKVILPAIFAPVIAGAVAYVCTRLAYALTARQDPETGTKLTQKRGGFRTGQIFTSSLVALAHGTNDAQKTMGIITLVLIAAGTQTPGSGPQLWVIAACALAIAIGTYAGGWRIIRTMGSGLTEVKPAQGFAAETSTASAILASSHLGFALSTTQVASGSVIGSGMGRRGTTVRWNMVGKIALGWLFTLPAAGIVGALTALLVKTGVVGVLIAAIAGTAAVLFMFFYSRKSAVGHHNAVEVEEAGQAVRFAKKKAMARARADAKAKAKAKAKSKAEAEAAATTEPPAEAEAEATTTKDAQR; from the coding sequence GTGGATATCACCTTTATGGTGGCGCTGGTCATCGCACTGGCACTATTTTTCGACTTCACGAACGGTTTCCACGACACCGCGAATGCCATGGCCACGCCCATTGCAACCGGTGCGATCAAGCCGAAGACAGCCGTGACCCTCGCAGCAATCCTGAACCTGGTGGGAGCCTTCCTTTCCACGGAGGTGGCGAAAACGGTCTCCGGCGGGATCATCCGTGAAGGCTCCGATGGTGTGCAGATCACGCCGGATATCATCTTCGCGGGCCTGATGGGGGCCATCCTGTGGAACATGATCACCTGGCTGAAGGGCCTGCCGTCGAGTTCATCCCATGCGCTGTTCGGCGGCCTGATCGGCGCGGCCATCGCCGGCATCGGGTTCAACTCCATCAATCTTGAGACCCTGCTGCAGAAGGTGATCCTGCCGGCAATCTTCGCTCCGGTCATCGCAGGAGCTGTTGCCTACGTCTGCACCCGCCTGGCTTACGCACTGACGGCCCGCCAGGACCCCGAAACGGGGACCAAGCTGACGCAGAAGCGCGGCGGCTTCCGCACGGGACAAATCTTCACCTCCAGCCTGGTGGCCCTGGCCCACGGCACGAACGATGCCCAGAAGACGATGGGTATCATCACGCTGGTGCTTATTGCCGCCGGCACCCAGACCCCCGGCTCCGGCCCCCAGCTCTGGGTGATCGCAGCCTGCGCCCTTGCCATCGCCATCGGCACCTACGCCGGCGGTTGGCGCATCATCCGGACCATGGGTTCGGGCCTCACTGAGGTCAAGCCCGCGCAGGGCTTCGCCGCAGAAACCAGCACCGCTTCCGCCATCCTCGCGTCCTCGCACCTGGGTTTTGCCCTTTCCACCACCCAGGTTGCGTCCGGCTCCGTGATCGGCTCCGGCATGGGCCGCAGGGGAACCACGGTCCGCTGGAACATGGTGGGCAAGATCGCCCTCGGCTGGCTCTTTACCCTTCCCGCTGCCGGGATCGTCGGCGCGCTCACAGCGCTGCTCGTCAAGACCGGGGTGGTGGGCGTACTGATTGCCGCCATCGCCGGCACGGCAGCGGTGCTCTTTATGTTCTTCTACTCGCGAAAGTCCGCCGTGGGCCACCACAACGCTGTCGAAGTTGAGGAAGCCGGCCAGGCCGTCCGCTTCGCCAAGAAGAAGGCTATGGCCCGCGCCCGCGCAGATGCCAAGGCGAAGGCCAAAGCGAAAGCCAAGTCGAAAGCCGAGGCGGAAGCCGCGGCCACCACAGAACCTCCGGCTGAGGCAGAGGCCGAAGCCACCACAACGAAGGATGCCCAGCGATGA
- a CDS encoding VOC family protein: MPTTLNPYLSFRENAREAMNFYQSVFGGELTLSTFGEFQASEDPAEAEKIMHGMLTTTQGLVLMGADTPNSMEFSPGSSISISLSGEDEGELRGYYDKLSGGGGTVTVPMEQAPWGDIFGMCTDKYGVSWLVNVNNQQAAGAS; the protein is encoded by the coding sequence ATGCCCACCACACTCAACCCCTACCTCAGCTTCCGCGAGAACGCGCGGGAGGCCATGAACTTCTACCAGTCCGTTTTCGGCGGCGAGCTGACGCTCAGCACGTTTGGTGAGTTTCAAGCCAGCGAGGACCCGGCTGAAGCCGAAAAAATCATGCACGGGATGCTGACCACCACGCAGGGCCTGGTACTGATGGGTGCCGACACCCCGAACAGCATGGAGTTCAGTCCGGGCTCGTCCATCTCCATTTCCCTCAGCGGTGAAGATGAGGGAGAACTGCGAGGTTACTACGACAAGCTCAGCGGCGGGGGCGGCACCGTGACAGTCCCCATGGAGCAGGCACCCTGGGGTGACATCTTCGGCATGTGCACCGACAAGTACGGGGTGTCCTGGCTTGTGAACGTCAACAACCAGCAGGCAGCCGGGGCCTCGTAA
- a CDS encoding response regulator: MLVVDDDPHLLKALRITLAAHGYDVAVAEDGASALAAAGHNVPDIVVLDLGLPDMDGADVLGNLRRWSSVPVLVLSARHGSSDKVGALDAGADDYITKPFGLDELLARLRALMRRIPGPESAPVVASSGFSVDLVHRQVLRDGNAVRLTPTEWNILEILVRNPKSLVTQQQLLAHAWGPAYQKEANYLRVYMAQLRRKLEADPGNPRHLLTEPGIGYRFVP; this comes from the coding sequence ATCCTCGTGGTTGATGACGACCCCCACTTGCTGAAGGCGCTGCGCATCACGCTGGCGGCGCATGGCTATGACGTTGCTGTCGCGGAGGACGGAGCGTCTGCCCTCGCCGCTGCAGGCCACAACGTACCCGATATTGTAGTCCTGGACCTCGGACTGCCGGACATGGACGGCGCAGACGTCCTTGGCAATCTTCGCCGTTGGAGTTCCGTCCCGGTGCTGGTCCTGTCGGCGCGGCACGGCTCATCGGACAAGGTGGGAGCGCTGGACGCCGGTGCCGATGATTACATCACCAAGCCGTTCGGACTGGACGAGCTCCTGGCACGGCTTCGGGCCCTCATGCGGCGGATACCTGGTCCGGAGTCAGCCCCGGTGGTGGCATCGTCCGGATTTTCAGTGGACCTCGTTCACCGGCAGGTGCTTCGCGACGGAAACGCTGTGCGGCTCACGCCCACTGAGTGGAACATCCTCGAAATCCTGGTGCGGAATCCGAAAAGCCTCGTCACACAGCAGCAACTGCTGGCGCACGCCTGGGGGCCTGCCTATCAGAAGGAAGCCAACTATCTGCGGGTCTACATGGCGCAGCTGCGCAGGAAACTTGAAGCCGACCCCGGCAATCCCCGCCACCTGCTGACCGAACCCGGAATCGGATACCGCTTCGTTCCCTGA
- a CDS encoding DUF4118 domain-containing protein — protein MAMERIVVGLQGDDDGELLVRRAARLLHRGVGGELLAVHVRTPAGTRGESPQALEAQRRLVADLGGSYHTVSASDAAAALVEFARSAGASHILVGQSRRHRVRAPFSLGVDTKVVREAADIDVQVVPLVRYSGSRGRRPELGRARTGFGFALAAVLPPLLQLLLAMFEHSVATAVLIQLTGAVAVALVGGLWPAVAGALWSSLLVNYFSTPPLGDLAIHDPQDLLSLAVFVGVSVAVAGVVDGSARRSKEASRAQAEAATLGDLALGASRSEDTLHGLLAEALDAFGASGAAVVSNLPAAGHRDPKGQESGRTPLLLAGAGDISGWQDGAQDLRGLPGTTTVQVDPVTWLVLFGREVPAAGRRLLGAFAVHVKAQLERRQLEASRHEILRLAEGNTMRTAILQAVSHDLRTPLAGIKLAAGGLLQHGVAYTPVEQRELLETIDACSDRLDSLVGNLLDMSRITARSVEPLLGPVRWSEAIDAALRGLPEGAVAVALPANLPPVEADRGLLERVIANILENALKHAPGSGVSITTTADGLGGVTPEGHPCGELRIVDHGPGVPERKVLDMFRPFQRLDDLPQASGLGLGLAVAQGFVQAMRGTLTAEGTPGGGLTMIIRLPLSTGSPGSGSNAPNAETVPGAGTVRT, from the coding sequence ATGGCTATGGAACGGATCGTCGTGGGCCTCCAGGGCGACGACGACGGGGAACTCCTGGTGCGCCGCGCCGCGAGGCTTCTCCACCGGGGCGTTGGCGGTGAACTGCTCGCCGTCCACGTGCGCACCCCGGCCGGGACCCGGGGGGAGTCCCCGCAGGCACTCGAAGCCCAGCGCCGCCTGGTCGCAGACCTGGGTGGCAGCTATCACACGGTATCGGCATCCGATGCCGCCGCCGCCCTCGTGGAATTCGCCCGCTCTGCAGGGGCCTCCCACATCCTGGTGGGCCAGTCCCGCCGTCACCGGGTCCGGGCCCCCTTCAGCCTGGGCGTGGACACCAAAGTGGTGCGGGAGGCGGCGGACATTGACGTCCAGGTGGTGCCACTGGTCCGGTACTCCGGCAGCCGGGGGAGGCGGCCGGAACTGGGCCGGGCGCGGACGGGGTTCGGGTTTGCCCTCGCCGCGGTTCTTCCGCCTTTGTTGCAGCTCCTCCTGGCCATGTTCGAGCACAGTGTGGCTACCGCAGTGCTTATTCAGCTGACGGGCGCCGTGGCCGTGGCCCTGGTGGGCGGATTGTGGCCGGCGGTTGCGGGTGCTCTCTGGAGCAGCCTGCTGGTGAACTACTTTTCCACTCCGCCCCTAGGCGACCTCGCCATCCACGACCCCCAGGATCTGCTCTCGCTGGCGGTATTTGTCGGCGTCTCGGTGGCGGTGGCCGGCGTGGTGGATGGATCAGCCCGGCGTTCAAAGGAAGCGTCCCGGGCGCAAGCCGAAGCCGCCACCCTGGGTGATCTCGCCTTGGGGGCATCCCGGTCCGAGGACACCCTCCACGGCCTGCTCGCTGAAGCCCTCGATGCCTTCGGTGCCTCCGGGGCAGCCGTCGTCAGCAACCTCCCCGCGGCCGGGCATCGGGATCCGAAGGGTCAGGAATCCGGGCGCACGCCGCTCCTCCTGGCGGGAGCCGGTGATATTTCCGGCTGGCAGGACGGAGCCCAGGACCTCCGCGGCCTTCCGGGCACCACTACCGTCCAGGTGGACCCTGTGACGTGGCTGGTCCTGTTCGGCAGGGAGGTGCCAGCGGCGGGGCGGAGGCTGCTCGGCGCCTTCGCGGTCCATGTCAAAGCCCAACTGGAACGCCGGCAGCTGGAGGCCAGCCGGCACGAAATCCTGCGCCTTGCAGAAGGCAACACCATGCGCACGGCCATCCTGCAGGCCGTCTCACACGACCTGCGTACCCCGCTGGCCGGAATCAAACTCGCGGCCGGCGGGCTCCTGCAACATGGCGTTGCCTATACGCCGGTTGAGCAGCGGGAGCTGCTGGAGACCATAGATGCGTGCAGTGACCGGCTCGATTCGCTGGTGGGGAACCTGCTGGACATGTCGCGGATCACCGCCCGTTCGGTGGAGCCGCTGCTGGGCCCGGTCAGGTGGAGCGAGGCAATTGATGCGGCCTTGCGCGGGCTTCCGGAGGGTGCCGTGGCGGTGGCGCTGCCGGCCAACCTTCCCCCGGTGGAAGCGGACCGCGGGCTGCTGGAACGGGTCATTGCCAACATCCTTGAGAACGCACTCAAGCATGCCCCGGGTTCGGGAGTGTCGATAACCACGACGGCGGACGGGCTGGGTGGTGTGACCCCTGAGGGGCATCCCTGCGGCGAACTGCGCATCGTTGATCATGGTCCGGGCGTACCCGAGCGGAAGGTGCTTGACATGTTCAGGCCGTTCCAGCGGCTTGACGACCTGCCCCAGGCCAGCGGCCTGGGCCTCGGACTGGCCGTAGCCCAAGGCTTCGTCCAGGCCATGCGGGGGACCCTTACGGCCGAGGGGACTCCAGGGGGAGGGCTGACGATGATTATCCGGCTGCCGCTTTCCACCGGCAGCCCCGGCAGCGGCAGCAATGCCCCGAATGCAGAGACGGTTCCAGGCGCTGGGACGGTGCGGACGTGA